From Variimorphobacter saccharofermentans, one genomic window encodes:
- a CDS encoding Ig-like domain-containing protein, whose translation MKKLTAIFFSVLLFTSLLGSASVEAATKLATPKNFAGSAEITKQYETILTITWSKVDGADGYEVYYRSEVPGGDDEWEPWFLNEKTKKTTAQGMIIDGEFQMRVRAYKGSTYSDYTETITVRGGEGIISGPKASATPKLNKTKASIDVGKTVQLKVNNTKDKVTWKSSNKKVATVSSKGLVKGVKQGEATITATVGKKKLTCKITVKKSSKGTSSNILDSYREILNKNISSTRSFALLDINKDGQKELFLNVSESASSIDCDTIVYSYYNGKIYDSTVCGQIYPSYISSKKGIAVAGMFSSNEWVDIYVLEKGVLKSIYISGSHLKYDDKTGEFNTEVYVNNKTVSPKERAKSDEAAGIYGSKDIKFYEVTKENIDKYLK comes from the coding sequence ATGAAGAAACTAACAGCAATTTTTTTTAGCGTACTACTATTTACATCATTACTGGGATCAGCCTCTGTAGAAGCGGCGACCAAGCTTGCAACACCAAAAAACTTCGCAGGAAGTGCAGAAATTACAAAGCAGTATGAAACAATCTTAACAATAACCTGGAGTAAAGTAGATGGAGCAGATGGATATGAGGTTTATTATAGAAGTGAGGTGCCCGGAGGCGACGACGAATGGGAGCCTTGGTTTTTGAATGAGAAAACCAAAAAAACAACTGCGCAGGGTATGATTATTGATGGAGAATTCCAGATGAGAGTGAGAGCTTATAAGGGCTCCACTTACAGCGATTATACCGAGACGATTACGGTTCGGGGAGGAGAAGGTATCATATCCGGTCCCAAGGCAAGTGCTACTCCCAAGCTTAATAAAACGAAGGCCAGTATTGATGTTGGTAAAACTGTGCAATTAAAGGTTAACAATACGAAGGATAAGGTTACTTGGAAATCCTCCAATAAAAAAGTGGCTACCGTTTCCTCAAAAGGATTGGTAAAAGGAGTAAAGCAGGGAGAAGCAACCATTACCGCAACGGTAGGCAAGAAGAAGCTTACCTGTAAAATTACAGTGAAGAAGAGCTCAAAAGGTACTTCAAGCAACATCTTAGATTCCTATCGGGAAATTCTGAACAAGAATATTTCTAGTACGAGATCATTTGCATTACTGGATATTAATAAAGACGGACAAAAGGAATTGTTCTTAAACGTAAGTGAGAGTGCTTCATCCATTGATTGTGATACTATAGTATATTCTTATTATAATGGTAAAATATATGATTCTACAGTATGCGGTCAAATATATCCCTCATATATCAGCAGTAAAAAGGGAATTGCAGTTGCTGGAATGTTTAGCTCCAATGAATGGGTTGATATCTATGTATTGGAGAAGGGTGTCTTAAAGAGCATTTATATTAGCGGCTCCCATCTTAAATATGATGATAAAACAGGAGAATTTAACACAGAAGTATATGTGAACAATAAAACGGTTTCCCCTAAGGAAAGAGCGAAATCAGATGAAGCAGCAGGAATTTATGGTAGTAAAGATATTAAGTTCTATGAGGTAACTAAAGAAAACATCGATAAGTATCTCAAATAA
- a CDS encoding GntR family transcriptional regulator, whose amino-acid sequence MAKNELSKYQEISKWIKENIKNGTFTIGSKIPSENEIANQFGFSRQTVRQAIGNLAAEGVLVREQGSGTFVNDPGMKVKTENTMRVGVITTYLNDYIFPNIIHGMENVLTNAGYTLTLGITYNKPANEEQCIQNILQNGVDGFIIEGTKTSLPNANRVLYEKIRELQIPVVFINGYYSDYGASHIVMDDVKAGEILTNLLLEQGHTKIGGIFKSDDIQGVKRYEGVISTIKKNGLSIRDESIIWYTTEDKQYLFGGGMDKILLERLKDVTAIICYNDQVAADLISLLNKNNLTVPRDISIASFDNSFLAEEQVYNLTSIEYPAREVGEKAAEVLLRCINNPKLIEKIKLEPQLITRKSILKLN is encoded by the coding sequence ATGGCCAAGAACGAACTGTCAAAATACCAGGAAATTAGTAAATGGATAAAAGAAAATATTAAGAATGGTACCTTTACAATAGGGAGTAAGATACCTTCAGAGAATGAGATTGCTAATCAATTTGGATTTAGCAGGCAGACAGTTCGCCAGGCGATAGGTAATCTGGCAGCAGAAGGGGTTCTTGTGAGAGAACAGGGAAGCGGAACCTTTGTGAATGATCCGGGTATGAAGGTGAAGACGGAAAATACCATGAGGGTCGGTGTGATCACAACTTATTTAAACGATTATATTTTTCCAAATATCATACATGGGATGGAGAATGTACTGACAAATGCGGGTTATACCTTAACTTTGGGAATTACGTATAACAAACCAGCAAATGAGGAACAATGTATTCAGAATATTCTTCAAAACGGAGTGGATGGTTTTATTATTGAAGGAACAAAGACCTCCTTACCCAATGCCAATCGGGTGTTATATGAAAAAATAAGGGAGTTGCAGATACCGGTTGTCTTTATAAATGGATACTATAGTGATTATGGCGCTTCCCATATTGTTATGGATGATGTGAAGGCGGGTGAAATACTTACTAATTTATTGCTGGAACAGGGCCATACTAAAATCGGTGGTATCTTTAAATCCGATGATATTCAAGGGGTAAAGCGTTATGAAGGAGTGATCTCCACCATTAAGAAGAACGGTTTATCCATACGGGATGAATCAATCATATGGTATACCACTGAGGATAAGCAGTATCTCTTTGGCGGTGGTATGGATAAGATACTGCTGGAGCGTCTAAAGGATGTCACAGCAATCATCTGCTATAACGATCAGGTTGCTGCGGATCTCATATCTCTGCTTAATAAGAATAACCTGACAGTTCCCAGGGATATATCCATAGCAAGCTTTGATAATTCATTTCTTGCGGAGGAACAGGTATACAATTTAACATCAATTGAATATCCAGCCAGAGAAGTGGGGGAAAAGGCGGCGGAAGTATTACTGCGCTGTATCAATAACCCTAAACTGATTGAGAAAATAAAGCTGGAACCCCAGCTGATCACCCGTAAATCAATTCTTAAACTAAATTAA
- a CDS encoding PQQ-dependent sugar dehydrogenase: MKRIIYYDWFEKVRNNGKVVGVKISELAAEEFPYDIEIIAQNLSVPWAIAIRDESTIYVTERTGSIRIIEDGVLLPQPLITLEAPFTQTGEGGLLGIALDPNFMENHYLYAMHSYREGGRNYNRVIRLIVQNHDAEIDSVIIDRIPGGMSHNGGRIKVGPDNKLYISTGDSGNMNLSQDSNSLAGKILRIELDGSIPEDNPFPGSPVYSLGFRNPQGLTWGPQNMYATEHGASAHDEINRILPGGNYGWPIVQGEQDTETSALIPPLVSSGDNTWAPSGISYINQGSWEGKLAVATLRGMQLLLISLDDTGTAVTRVESWLPNEFGRIREVVQAEDGSIYMTTSNRDGRGNILAGDDKVIRLIPKIK, from the coding sequence ATGAAAAGAATCATTTATTATGATTGGTTTGAGAAGGTTAGGAACAATGGAAAAGTAGTAGGAGTGAAGATAAGTGAACTGGCAGCCGAAGAATTTCCGTATGATATTGAGATCATAGCGCAGAATTTATCCGTACCTTGGGCAATTGCCATCAGAGATGAGTCCACAATCTATGTTACGGAACGCACTGGGAGTATTCGAATCATTGAAGACGGGGTGCTGCTTCCCCAACCTCTTATTACATTGGAGGCCCCCTTTACTCAGACTGGTGAGGGAGGATTATTGGGGATTGCTTTAGATCCGAATTTCATGGAAAATCATTACCTGTATGCCATGCATTCGTATCGGGAGGGAGGCAGGAATTATAATCGCGTTATCCGATTGATCGTACAGAATCATGATGCAGAAATTGACAGCGTTATTATTGACCGAATACCGGGTGGAATGTCTCATAATGGAGGTAGAATTAAGGTTGGACCGGATAATAAGCTCTATATAAGTACTGGAGATTCCGGCAATATGAACCTTTCCCAGGATAGCAACAGTTTGGCTGGGAAAATTCTAAGAATAGAGTTAGATGGAAGTATCCCTGAGGACAATCCGTTCCCTGGCTCTCCAGTTTATAGTCTGGGCTTTAGAAACCCTCAGGGACTAACCTGGGGACCTCAGAATATGTACGCAACAGAGCATGGGGCTTCTGCACATGATGAAATAAACCGAATACTACCAGGAGGAAATTATGGATGGCCCATTGTCCAAGGAGAACAGGATACAGAGACTTCTGCTTTAATACCTCCGTTGGTTTCAAGTGGGGATAATACATGGGCACCTTCAGGAATCAGTTATATTAATCAGGGGTCCTGGGAAGGGAAGCTTGCTGTTGCGACCCTAAGGGGGATGCAGCTACTGTTAATCTCATTGGATGATACAGGCACTGCAGTAACTAGAGTGGAATCATGGTTACCCAATGAATTTGGCCGGATTCGAGAAGTGGTTCAGGCTGAGGACGGATCAATATATATGACAACCAGCAATCGGGATGGTAGAGGAAATATCCTAGCAGGGGATGATAAGGTAATTCGTCTAATACCAAAAATTAAATAA
- a CDS encoding Crp/Fnr family transcriptional regulator, whose amino-acid sequence MSNNPYFIHDFFSKYSEAPPEEVDKAMKLFYPVAIKKGEYFVRNGEYARKIGLIQSGLFRYYYIDKKGVEYTKGFAAENHFVISYSSMLLNQPSGFSIQALEDSHIYCINYTDWLQLLEGHPCWQVIARKTIEKVYVMKETREREFLLEDAKTRYQSFLESYPGLSDRIKQYHIASYLGISPVSLSRIRKKLKK is encoded by the coding sequence ATGAGTAATAATCCATATTTTATCCATGATTTCTTCTCAAAATACAGTGAGGCTCCCCCTGAGGAAGTGGACAAGGCAATGAAGCTATTTTATCCCGTTGCCATTAAAAAAGGGGAGTATTTTGTAAGAAACGGGGAATACGCCCGGAAAATCGGCTTGATTCAATCCGGTTTATTTCGCTATTACTATATTGATAAGAAAGGGGTTGAATATACGAAAGGCTTTGCTGCAGAAAATCATTTTGTTATTTCTTACAGTAGTATGCTGCTTAACCAACCCTCTGGTTTCTCCATTCAAGCCCTAGAGGATTCCCACATTTACTGTATTAATTACACCGACTGGTTACAACTACTGGAAGGGCATCCCTGTTGGCAAGTGATTGCAAGAAAAACCATTGAAAAAGTATATGTTATGAAGGAAACGAGAGAAAGAGAGTTCCTTCTAGAAGATGCAAAAACCAGATATCAAAGCTTTCTGGAGAGTTATCCCGGCCTAAGTGACAGAATAAAGCAATATCACATAGCCTCTTATCTAGGCATCTCTCCGGTATCTCTCAGTCGTATTCGAAAAAAGTTGAAAAAATAA
- a CDS encoding desulfoferrodoxin family protein has protein sequence MLYEKLYRCEKCGNIVALVKEGGGTLSCCGQEMTKINANSTDAAQEKHVPEIVKENGKIKVTIGSVLHPSLPEHYIEWIALVTPGKIEQVYLEPGEEPRAEFDEVESGTIYEYCNLHGLWKKDF, from the coding sequence ATGCTATACGAAAAACTTTATCGTTGTGAAAAATGTGGAAACATTGTTGCCCTAGTGAAAGAAGGCGGCGGAACCTTGTCCTGTTGTGGTCAGGAGATGACCAAGATTAATGCCAATTCAACAGATGCGGCTCAAGAAAAGCATGTACCGGAAATCGTTAAGGAGAACGGAAAAATCAAGGTAACCATTGGCTCCGTATTACATCCTTCTTTACCGGAGCATTACATTGAATGGATTGCACTGGTAACACCGGGCAAAATTGAACAGGTATATCTAGAGCCGGGTGAAGAACCCAGGGCGGAATTCGATGAAGTGGAATCCGGAACTATTTATGAGTATTGTAACCTGCATGGACTTTGGAAGAAGGACTTCTAA
- the araA gene encoding L-arabinose isomerase yields MSTMKRYEFWFITGSQHLYGPETLKQVAEHSQIIAKGFDASSLLPCSVVYKPVVTTPDQITQIVKEANYDDKCAGIITWMHTFSPSKMWINGFELLQKPYCHLHTQFNRQIPNEGIDMDFMNLNQSAHGDREHGFIGTRLRMPRKVVAGYWEDEDVQAKIGSWMRTAVGVMVSKNLKVMRFGDNMRQVAVTEGDKVEAQKKFGWQVNTMAVGDLVKEINAVTDAQVDALIKEYQEKYIMNTDNLDAVRYQAKEEIAIKKMLDEAGCGAYTNTFEDLYGMEQLPGLASQRLMEAGYGYGGEGDWKVSALTHIMKQMSEGLEGGTAFMEDYTYDLTKGNELSLGAHMLEVCPTLAADKPRIEVHPLGIGGKSDPARLVFEGHPGKAIVVSLVDMGGRFRMIVQDVEAVKPIYEMPNLPVARVMWKAFPDLKTGAECWILAGGAHHTVFSYTVTAEQMQDFAEIMDIEFVHITKDTTVEGLKQLLFLQDIAWKLK; encoded by the coding sequence ATGTCAACAATGAAACGTTATGAATTTTGGTTTATCACAGGCTCTCAGCATCTTTATGGTCCTGAGACATTAAAGCAGGTAGCGGAGCATTCCCAGATAATTGCAAAAGGCTTTGATGCATCCAGTTTACTTCCCTGTTCCGTAGTCTACAAACCTGTGGTAACTACACCGGATCAGATTACACAGATCGTGAAGGAAGCAAACTATGACGACAAGTGCGCCGGAATTATTACCTGGATGCATACCTTCTCCCCATCCAAGATGTGGATCAATGGTTTTGAATTATTACAAAAGCCTTATTGTCATCTTCATACACAGTTTAACCGTCAAATTCCCAATGAAGGAATTGATATGGACTTTATGAACCTGAATCAGTCTGCACATGGTGACAGAGAGCATGGTTTTATTGGAACTAGACTTCGTATGCCTCGTAAGGTCGTAGCAGGCTATTGGGAGGATGAGGATGTTCAGGCGAAGATCGGAAGTTGGATGAGAACCGCAGTAGGTGTTATGGTAAGTAAGAACCTGAAGGTTATGAGATTTGGCGATAATATGCGTCAGGTGGCCGTAACGGAAGGTGATAAGGTTGAGGCTCAGAAGAAGTTCGGCTGGCAGGTAAATACAATGGCAGTTGGTGATCTTGTAAAGGAAATCAATGCCGTAACAGATGCACAGGTAGATGCCCTGATAAAGGAATATCAAGAGAAGTATATCATGAATACGGATAATCTCGATGCTGTACGTTATCAGGCAAAGGAAGAGATTGCAATTAAGAAAATGCTGGATGAAGCTGGTTGTGGAGCATATACGAATACCTTTGAAGACTTATATGGAATGGAACAGCTACCAGGTCTGGCTAGCCAGAGATTAATGGAAGCCGGATATGGATACGGTGGTGAAGGTGACTGGAAAGTATCCGCTTTAACCCATATTATGAAACAGATGTCCGAAGGACTAGAGGGCGGCACCGCCTTTATGGAAGACTATACCTATGATTTAACAAAGGGCAATGAGTTATCTCTTGGAGCACATATGCTTGAGGTATGTCCTACCCTTGCTGCAGATAAGCCGAGAATTGAGGTTCATCCTCTTGGAATCGGTGGTAAGAGTGATCCTGCTCGTTTGGTATTTGAAGGTCATCCAGGAAAAGCAATTGTAGTATCCTTAGTTGATATGGGTGGTCGTTTCCGTATGATTGTTCAGGACGTTGAGGCTGTGAAACCGATCTATGAGATGCCGAATCTTCCAGTAGCACGTGTTATGTGGAAGGCATTCCCTGATCTGAAGACCGGAGCAGAGTGCTGGATCTTAGCGGGTGGAGCACATCATACCGTATTCAGTTACACTGTGACTGCAGAGCAGATGCAGGATTTTGCTGAGATTATGGATATCGAGTTTGTTCATATTACAAAAGACACTACTGTAGAAGGCTTAAAGCAATTACTGTTCCTTCAGGATATTGCATGGAAGCTGAAATAA
- a CDS encoding YjdF family protein, whose protein sequence is MNQKEAEKKYQFELRQQKRKEKHKGRYLPFSYCIGNFSKLSI, encoded by the coding sequence CTGAATCAAAAAGAAGCAGAGAAGAAGTATCAATTTGAACTGAGACAACAGAAAAGAAAAGAGAAACACAAGGGCAGGTATCTGCCCTTCTCTTATTGTATAGGAAATTTCTCTAAGTTATCCATATAA
- a CDS encoding VOC family protein: MLYFYFTTSDLEAFSKKLKSHNVTFIHDIRLHDWGEKVIRVFDPDGHLLEIGDAHNNE; this comes from the coding sequence ATATTATATTTCTACTTTACAACCTCTGATCTGGAGGCCTTTAGTAAGAAACTCAAATCGCATAATGTAACCTTTATTCATGATATTCGTTTACATGACTGGGGTGAGAAGGTAATTCGGGTCTTTGATCCGGATGGGCACCTTTTGGAAATCGGAGATGCCCATAATAATGAATGA
- the araB gene encoding ribulokinase: MSKYSIGVDFGTLSGRALLVNVETGEELASSVFDYPHAVMDETLPSGKKLGPDWALEHPQDYLDVFAHTIPAVLKESGVSPEDVIGVGIDFTACTLLPVKADGTPLCFLDQYKDEPHAYIKLWKHHAAQDKANKLNEIAEKTNQDWLARYGGKISSEWAFPKVWQVLDEAPQVYEDADFFIEAADWVIWQLTGTQTRNSCTAGYKAMWHKQKGYPDKSFFKALDPRLENVIEDKFNCPISPLGAKAGEITEEAAKLTGLKVGTAVAVANVDAHVTVPAVAIDGPGKMLAIMGTSTCHVLLGTEEHTVPGMCGVVEDGICPGFFGYEAGQSCVGDHFAWFVENCVPPQYYEEAKAEGLNIHQYLTKKAEKLKVGQSGLVALDWWNGNRSVLVDVDLTGLMLGMTLQTKPEEMYRALIEATAYGTRKIIETFRANGVPVNEFYASGGISQKNPMAMQIYADIIQIPIRIGGTSQGPALGSAIFGAVAAGAKQGGYDDVFQAAKKMGKVRDTVYYPIPENAAVYDKLYEEYTILHDYFGRGANDVMKRLKEIKKQQS, encoded by the coding sequence ATGTCAAAATATTCAATTGGTGTGGACTTTGGTACATTATCCGGTCGAGCACTTTTAGTAAATGTTGAGACCGGGGAGGAATTAGCATCTTCAGTATTTGATTATCCCCATGCAGTCATGGATGAGACACTTCCCAGTGGAAAGAAATTGGGACCTGACTGGGCGCTTGAGCATCCGCAGGATTATCTGGATGTTTTTGCGCATACCATTCCAGCCGTGTTAAAGGAATCCGGTGTATCTCCGGAGGATGTAATCGGTGTTGGAATTGACTTTACGGCATGTACCTTACTTCCGGTTAAGGCAGACGGAACTCCGCTATGTTTCCTTGATCAATATAAGGATGAACCCCATGCGTATATTAAGCTCTGGAAGCATCATGCGGCACAGGATAAAGCGAATAAGCTGAATGAGATAGCGGAAAAGACAAACCAGGATTGGCTTGCCCGCTATGGCGGTAAGATTTCCTCTGAATGGGCATTCCCTAAGGTATGGCAGGTGCTTGACGAAGCTCCCCAGGTGTATGAGGATGCTGACTTTTTTATCGAAGCAGCAGATTGGGTAATCTGGCAACTGACCGGTACACAGACCAGGAACTCCTGTACTGCAGGTTATAAAGCAATGTGGCATAAGCAGAAGGGTTATCCGGATAAGAGCTTCTTTAAAGCATTGGATCCTAGACTAGAGAATGTTATAGAAGATAAGTTTAACTGCCCTATTTCACCATTAGGTGCCAAAGCGGGTGAGATTACAGAAGAGGCAGCAAAGCTTACCGGATTAAAGGTTGGAACAGCGGTTGCGGTTGCGAATGTTGACGCTCACGTTACGGTTCCCGCTGTAGCAATTGATGGACCTGGAAAGATGCTTGCGATTATGGGAACCTCCACCTGTCATGTATTATTGGGAACAGAAGAGCATACAGTTCCCGGTATGTGTGGTGTTGTAGAAGACGGAATTTGTCCTGGTTTCTTTGGATATGAAGCAGGACAATCCTGTGTTGGTGATCATTTTGCATGGTTTGTTGAGAATTGTGTACCCCCTCAGTATTATGAGGAAGCAAAGGCAGAAGGTTTGAATATTCATCAATACCTGACCAAGAAAGCGGAAAAGCTTAAGGTAGGACAGAGCGGACTTGTAGCTCTGGATTGGTGGAATGGTAACCGTTCCGTACTGGTGGATGTGGATTTGACTGGTTTGATGCTGGGTATGACACTTCAGACCAAACCGGAAGAGATGTATCGTGCTCTCATCGAAGCAACCGCATATGGAACCCGTAAAATTATTGAAACCTTCCGTGCGAACGGAGTACCGGTTAATGAGTTTTACGCTTCTGGTGGTATTTCACAGAAAAACCCTATGGCAATGCAGATTTATGCTGATATTATCCAGATACCGATTCGAATCGGAGGAACATCACAGGGACCGGCTCTTGGTAGTGCAATCTTCGGTGCAGTTGCTGCCGGAGCAAAGCAAGGCGGATATGATGATGTATTCCAGGCAGCTAAGAAGATGGGTAAGGTACGTGATACCGTTTATTATCCAATTCCGGAAAATGCTGCAGTATATGATAAGCTTTATGAAGAATACACCATACTCCATGATTACTTTGGACGTGGTGCAAACGATGTTATGAAGCGCTTAAAGGAAATTAAGAAACAGCAGAGCTAG
- a CDS encoding flotillin family protein gives MLTSLDITPIIITGVAVIAGLALLTVIFRMWRKVPQDKAMVVTGMKKRVITGGGGLVIPILERTDTISLGNIQLNINTSQTMSSQGVPIDVVGTAVIKVRNTHESIYAAIEQFTGANEMQIQKSISDQVTLILEGKLREIVASMTVEQIYNDREAFSAKVQEVVGTKIGEMGLELKDFSIKDVNDTNGYIRALGAKQIAEKKKDAEIAQAMAQKEESIKKSEAAKEGERARLQAETEVSAAKKAKEVQEAEYRIEQESAKAKADAAYDIQKSITLQDVIAAQMEADILRQQKQKELQEAQLQVEIAREQKQIELEQRRAEKTREELKTKVVEPANAELEQKKAAAEAEKYTRIAEAQARAEAKKAEAAAEAEAIKLKAKAEADAEAISGEAKAKAISVVGVAEAEAIKAKGLAEAEAMEKKAEAYKKYTGAAMADKLIEKLPEIAKAIAEPLSQISDIKIYGGGVESVTDNVPTVLAKVFETVESSVGIDMKSIVMADSLEARTTKNVNVTGMGDSISKELE, from the coding sequence ATGTTAACATCACTTGACATCACCCCAATTATTATCACTGGGGTTGCTGTAATCGCGGGACTGGCTCTCTTAACGGTTATTTTCCGTATGTGGAGAAAAGTGCCGCAGGACAAGGCAATGGTAGTAACCGGTATGAAGAAAAGGGTTATCACCGGTGGCGGTGGATTGGTAATTCCCATATTGGAGAGAACCGATACCATATCGCTTGGTAATATTCAGCTTAATATTAATACGTCACAGACCATGTCATCACAGGGTGTTCCCATTGATGTGGTTGGTACCGCGGTAATTAAGGTCCGCAATACCCATGAAAGTATTTATGCTGCAATTGAGCAATTTACCGGTGCAAACGAAATGCAGATTCAGAAATCCATTTCAGATCAGGTTACCTTGATTTTGGAAGGTAAGCTTCGTGAAATCGTTGCATCCATGACGGTTGAGCAGATTTACAATGACCGTGAGGCGTTCTCTGCTAAGGTTCAAGAGGTGGTAGGAACGAAGATTGGTGAGATGGGCCTCGAGCTGAAGGACTTCTCAATTAAGGATGTTAATGATACCAATGGATATATTCGTGCTCTTGGTGCTAAGCAAATTGCTGAGAAGAAGAAGGATGCGGAAATTGCGCAGGCGATGGCACAAAAAGAAGAGTCCATTAAGAAGTCAGAGGCTGCAAAAGAGGGTGAAAGAGCCCGTTTACAGGCAGAAACAGAAGTAAGCGCTGCTAAGAAAGCGAAGGAGGTTCAAGAAGCCGAATACCGGATTGAGCAGGAATCAGCCAAGGCAAAAGCGGATGCAGCTTACGATATTCAAAAAAGCATTACCTTACAGGATGTAATTGCTGCTCAGATGGAAGCAGATATATTAAGACAGCAAAAGCAAAAAGAATTGCAAGAAGCACAGTTACAGGTTGAAATCGCCAGAGAGCAGAAGCAGATAGAGTTAGAGCAGCGTCGTGCTGAGAAGACAAGGGAAGAGTTAAAAACAAAGGTTGTTGAGCCTGCGAATGCAGAATTGGAGCAAAAAAAGGCAGCAGCTGAGGCAGAAAAATATACCAGAATTGCAGAGGCACAGGCAAGAGCAGAAGCAAAAAAAGCAGAAGCTGCAGCGGAGGCAGAAGCCATCAAGTTGAAGGCGAAAGCAGAAGCAGACGCCGAAGCAATCAGTGGTGAAGCGAAAGCGAAGGCAATCAGTGTTGTCGGTGTTGCAGAGGCAGAAGCGATCAAGGCAAAGGGCCTTGCAGAAGCAGAAGCGATGGAGAAGAAGGCAGAAGCATACAAGAAATATACCGGTGCAGCAATGGCTGATAAATTAATTGAAAAGCTTCCTGAGATTGCAAAAGCAATTGCAGAGCCTCTTAGTCAGATATCGGATATTAAGATCTATGGAGGCGGCGTGGAAAGTGTTACGGATAACGTGCCTACCGTATTGGCAAAGGTATTCGAAACGGTGGAAAGCTCCGTTGGTATTGATATGAAGAGTATTGTAATGGCTGACAGTCTTGAAGCCAGAACGACTAAGAATGTGAATGTAACTGGCATGGGCGACAGTATTTCCAAGGAGCTAGAATAA
- a CDS encoding DUF368 domain-containing protein: protein MSVPGVSGGTMAIILGIYDKLISSISNFLKDIKGNILFLFKVCLGAGVGIGTLSFLIKWLLEKFPLPISFFFLGAVIGGIPALYKKTKATSLKISSGVYFLLGLLIVISIGFIPVGNIDVTTGSGIGYYIMLLVTGIIIALALVLPGISTSHMLLVLGMYDAMITAITEFNIVYIGILGIATLIGVFLITKPLEWTMNKFPHQTYCMIIGFVLGSTSEIFREKILPSIPANADVKWWILSVIMSVAAFILGCYAIGSLSKYSND from the coding sequence ATGAGTGTTCCAGGGGTAAGCGGTGGGACCATGGCAATCATATTAGGGATATATGACAAATTGATTAGTTCAATCAGTAATTTTCTTAAAGATATCAAGGGAAATATCCTTTTTCTGTTTAAGGTATGTCTTGGAGCCGGCGTAGGGATAGGAACCTTATCCTTTCTCATTAAGTGGTTATTAGAAAAATTCCCATTACCGATCTCCTTCTTCTTTCTAGGAGCGGTAATCGGTGGAATACCTGCATTGTATAAAAAAACAAAAGCAACTTCTTTGAAGATTTCATCAGGAGTTTATTTTCTTCTGGGATTGTTAATTGTCATTTCCATTGGATTTATTCCGGTTGGTAATATTGATGTAACTACTGGTTCTGGAATAGGTTATTATATTATGTTACTGGTTACAGGTATTATTATCGCGCTCGCGCTTGTATTACCGGGAATCAGCACATCTCACATGCTACTTGTACTAGGAATGTATGATGCAATGATAACTGCCATTACGGAATTTAATATCGTATACATAGGGATATTGGGAATAGCCACATTAATCGGTGTATTTCTGATTACCAAGCCCTTAGAATGGACCATGAATAAATTCCCCCACCAGACCTATTGCATGATTATTGGCTTTGTATTAGGTTCAACCTCCGAGATATTTAGGGAGAAGATATTGCCCTCCATTCCTGCCAATGCAGATGTGAAATGGTGGATTTTATCTGTAATCATGTCCGTTGCAGCATTTATCCTGGGATGCTATGCAATAGGCTCCTTATCGAAATACTCAAATGACTAG